One Pristiophorus japonicus isolate sPriJap1 chromosome 19, sPriJap1.hap1, whole genome shotgun sequence genomic window carries:
- the mgat1b gene encoding alpha-1,3-mannosyl-glycoprotein 2-beta-N-acetylglucosaminyltransferase b — protein sequence MLRRCNLIVWGVLLFIAWNLLLLFFLLGRPPAGMGGGGSLDPEQLTREVVRVAEEVELELEDQKKLLQQIQRHRGLWQRGRKQQTPPPPRLGGTASAPGSHSAAAQVKDVVLPVLVIGCDRPTIRRCLDKLLSYRPSKELFPILVSQDCGHEETARVIASYGDQVLHLRQPDLSEPRVAPEHRKFRGYYKISRHYRWALNQVFRARRYQAAVVVEDDLEVAPDFFEYFRALLPLLLDDPTLWCASAWNDNGKEQMVDAASEPEALYRTDFFPGLGWMLLRSTWEELEPKWPAAFWDDWMRSPAQRRGRACVRPEVSRTVTFGRKGVSNGQFFDQHLRFIKLSQRFVPFASLDLSYLRRERYDVDFPRRVYAAPALRVEELQRNERPELGRVRVQYSTRDTFKAFARALGAMDDLKSGVPRAGYRGVVTFMFRGRRVYLAPPKDWSGYDPAWS from the coding sequence ATGCTGCGGCGGTGCAACCTGATTGTCTGGGGGGTGCTGCTCTTCATCGCCTGGAACCTGCTGCTGCTCTTCTTCCTGCTGGGCCGTCCGCCGGCGGGGATGGGCGGGGGGGGCAGCCTGGACCCCGAGCAGCTGACCCGCGAGGTGGTCAGGGTGGCCGAGGaggtggagctggagctggaggaccaGAAGAAGCTGCTGCAGCAGATCCAGCGGCATCGGGGGCTGTGGCAGCGGGGCAGGAAGCAGCAGACCCCGCCGCCGCCCAGGCTGGGGGGCACGGCCTCGGCCCCCGGCAGCCACTCCGCCGCCGCCCAGGTCAAGGATGTGGTTCTCCCCGTGCTGGTGATCGGCTGCGACCGCCCCACCATCCGCCGCTGCCTGGACAAGCTGCTCTCCTACCGCCCGTCCAAAGAGCTCTTCCCCATCCTGGTGAGCCAGGACTGCGGCCACGAGGAGACGGCCCGGGTCATCGCCTCCTACGGCGACCAGGTGCTGCACCTGCGCCAGCCCGACCTCTCCGAGCCCCGGGTGGCCCCCGAGCACCGCAAGTTCCGGGGCTACTACAAGATCTCCCGCCACTACCGCTGGGCCCTCAACCAGGTCTTCCGGGCCCGCCGCTACCAGGCGGCCGTGGTGGTGGAGGATGACCTGGAGGTGGCGCCTGACTTCTTCGAGTACTTCCGGGCCCTGCTGCCCCTGCTGCTGGACGACCCCACCCTCTGGTGCGCCTCGGCCTGGAACGACAACGGCAAGGAGCAGATGGTGGACGCGGCCAGCGAGCCCGAGGCCCTGTACCGCACCGACTTCTTCCCCGGCCTGGGCTGGATGCTGCTGCGCTCCACCTGGGAGGAGCTGGAGCCCAAGTGGCCGGCCGCCTTCTGGGACGACTGGATGCGCAGCCCGGCCCAGCGGCGGGGCCGGGCCTGCGTGCGGCCCGAGGTCTCCCGCACCGTCACCTTCGGCCGCAAGGGGGTCAGCAACGGCCAGTTCTTCGACCAGCACCTGCGCTTCATCAAGCTGAGCCAGCGCTTTGTGCCCTTCGCCAGCCTCGACCTGTCCTACCTGCGGCGCGAACGCTACGACGTGGACTTCCCCCGGCGTGTCTACGCCGCGCCGGCCCTGCGGGTGGAGGAGCTGCAGCGCAACGAGCGGCCGGAGCTGGGCCGGGTCCGCGTCCAGTACTCCACCCGGGACACCTTCAAGGCCTTCGCCCGGGCCCTGGGCGCCATGGACGATCTCAAGTCGGGCGTGCCCCGGGCCGGCTACCGCGGCGTGGTCACCTTCATGTTCCGCGGGCGCCGGGTCTACCTGGCGCCCCCCAAGGACTGGAGCGGCTACGACCCCGCCTGgagttag